The sequence below is a genomic window from Humulus lupulus chromosome 3, drHumLupu1.1, whole genome shotgun sequence.
gacttgattagcgagtcttgcacctttataaacacacagtgtaatagttCTGGCTACCCAGTGCGTTAcagcttggtatcagagcggtctaggtttaagggttcatgaacaccggctggacatgtacattcgccgctaaagacaagctcgactcagggtttagtaaatgtgtatacatgtttatgtgcTTTAAGTGATTAGAAGTAACTAAgattgttgttatctgtttgattaataggaagcatgagatactgatatggcctagcccttgactgctgtgtgacaatattaaggcatgcttattagcattgctatgcatgtaaatgaatatgtGAAATAATTATTTGTATATTGCTTATGTATGGATGAACATATGAATAAATGTTTATATTTTGATTGTtgtatgatgatattgaggcatgcttattagcatcgttggtacatgtgaatgaatatttgaatgaattgttatatcttgattgcttgtgttTGGTGGTTTcccaatggtggattatggaaagCCTATTATCCTGTCATTATAGTCTGatcgccgagtcgttgattgcagattaacttggatagctatgcgtccaaggagaTCTATGCGACTAGTCGgcaccaggtctgagactagcgatgatgactagggccagaaccctccaccagtccctgagaactggtagcagattatggcagatatgcaagcccagtttcagagccaagatgagcagatccaTCTTCTGAGGCAGCAGGCTCCGTCGGGGAGTGCTgcatccattgtgccacctgcagagGCACCAGTTgaagttgggaataggtgggaaccgttgtatgagcggttcaggagacagaatcctccaacctttgagggaggacctgatccactgaaggccgaacagtggatgagtatgactaCTACTATCTTGTATTTTATGAGAGTAGaaggtcatgatagggtggcctgtgccacttatatgctgagagaggatgccccatctggtgggaagtggcatcatagaccagGGATGTTGCTACCTTGAGTTGGGATGATTCAAGGACTtatttagtcagaagtattacaatgttgccattagggcagcgaaggtgaatgcaTTTTTGGGTTAGTACACGGCAACatgatagttactgagtatgccctgaagttcgacaaacttgcgaagtttgcaccagatctcgtgcctacagatgcagcttggcaggacaggtttatcagagggcttaacgctatgatagcccgagatgtgagaattacaacagtacctaggGGGACGACCTATGCCCAGGCTATTGAAAATGCTCTtgccgctgaggaagcggagaacaagatttggagggagagtgctgcAAGGCGAGAGAGTCGtagagcggtgcctccatattcagggttcggtaggggcagaggccccagtgatctgaagaggaagtcCCTTGACACTTCGACTgctactggtcctgataggaggagtcagagtgttcagggtggccgtcagggaggcagtgacgcatggagaagttacccagagtgcatgaggtgcagaagacgccatcagggtaagtgtcgggccaaggcttgtttTGTGTGTGGAGCaatgggacacctcaagaaggattgcccaactgcaaagaaaggggaagcaaggaaggtggacagcttgactccagctcgagtgttcaccttgacacaagcagaggttgaggctagtccctcggtggtgacaggtcagctttctagcgctggctctccttttactgtattgattgactctggtgctacacattcgtttatttctagtaaggtgattgatagactgtgtagacctagtgagtattgtacttcagggtatgggactattttgcctacaggggaactggtagtatctaggaggtggattagagcactgccagtgatagttgatggtagagagttgtcagtagatttgatagatttgagtatggaggactttgatatgattttaggtatggattggctggttagatatggagctactattgactgtaggaagaagatggtgacttttgaacctgagggagaggatccctttgtgtgCATGGGTATGGTATGTGGAccctgcatacccatgatatcagtgtTGAGAGCCAGATTCTTATTACAAGGATGATGTACAGGTTTCCTGGCTAGTgttgtggataccactagagttttgCCAGCATggtcgggagagactagattggtttgtcagttcttggatgtatttcctgaggatctaccagggctgccgccgcacagggagatttagtttgtcattgagttagcgtCGGGGACAGAACTAGtgtcaagagcaccatataggatggcaccagcataattgaaggaattgaagatacagttacaagagtttctggatttggggttcatgaggcctagctattcgccatggggtgctccgattttgtttgagaagaagaaggacgggactctgaggatgtgtgtagactacagggagttgaacaagttgactatcaagaatatgTACCCTCTACCAaagatcgatgacttgtttgatcagctgcagggaaagctggtattctcgaagattgatcttcgatctggttatcacctactgaggatcaaggacgaggatataccgaagacgcccttccaaacgaggtatgggcactatgagtttctggtcatgtcatttggtttgaccaatgcccggcaacctttatggatttaatgaatagggtgttcaaggacttcttagatcaattcatcattgtcttcatcgatgatattttagtgtactctagtttagaggcagagcataagcagcatcttcgacaggtcttgcagaggttaagggaacatctgttatatgccaagtttaagaagtgtgagttttggctaccagaagtggcatttcttggacacatagttgGCGCAGATGAgattaaggtggaggcagtgaaagattggccgaggccaagaaaCGCCTCAGAAGTTCGAAGTTTCCTCTGGTTAGCGGGTTACTATTGACGATTTGtagaagggttttcgaagattgctgcaccgatgaaaGAATTGAAacgaaagaatcagaagttcatctggtcagagaagtgtgagaacagtttccaagaattgatgcgacgacttattactgcacctgtgctgagtcttccttcggagaaAGGAAAGTTTGtcgtatattgtgatgcatcaaggttaggcttgggctgtgtgttgatgcataatgagaaagttatagcttatgc
It includes:
- the LOC133823026 gene encoding uncharacterized protein LOC133823026, yielding MIVTEYALKFDKLAKFAPDLVPTDAAWQDRFIRGLNAMIARDVRITTVPRGTTYAQAIENALAAEEAENKIWRESAARRESRRAVPPYSGFGRGRGPSDLKRKSLDTSTATGPDRRSQSVQGGRQGGSDAWRSYPECMRCRRRHQGKCRAKACFVCGAMGHLKKDCPTAKKGEARKVDSLTPARVFTLTQAEVEASPSVVTGQLSSAGSPFTVLIDSGATHSFISSKVIDRLCRPSEYCTSGYGTILPTGELVVSRRWIRALPVIVDGRELSVDLIDLSMEDFDMILGMDWLVRYGATIDCRKKMVTFEPEGEDPFVCMGMVCGPCIPMISVLRARFLLQG